A window of Sphingobacterium kitahiroshimense genomic DNA:
TGGTCGATATTTATCACGAATTGCGATCGTTTGGTGTTGAGGTCGATATTTACGATCCTTGGGCTAATGTTGCCGAAGTCAAGAAAGAGTATGATTTGGATTTACTTCATGACCTAGAAGGAGCTAAGACCTATGCAGCAGTCATAATTGCTGTTGCACATGATCAATTTATCGAACTTGATTATGAAACCATAAAACAGAAAAATGGAATTATTTTCGATACCAAAGCATGTTTAGACCGTTCAATAGTAGATGGTAGATTATAGGTCAAACATGACCTATAATTGCAGTACTATAGTACTATAATGGATATTCTTTTACAAAAATAAAAGCATATCCAATCAATTATTTTCAATTCAACATGAAAATGGATGACACTTATTTAATAAAATGTGTCATATCTAATAAACCTACTCTATAAAGTTATTTTTTCTTAACAAAATTTTAATTTGTACATTTAAATTAGATTGAGTACTTTTGTTACTCAATATCTAATCAACTTAATGCTAGATTCGCTGATCACTTCAAAAACAAGACTCAAATTACTGATCAAATTTTTTGTATCAGCCAGCAATCGTGGCTATTTGCGAGGTATGGCAGATGAATTTAAAGAGTCAACCAATTCCATTCGTAAAGAGCTCAATCAATTGACCGAAGCCGGTTATCTGCTTCGGGAAGATAGCGAACACAAAGTTTATTATCGTGCCAATATTGCTCATTCCCTGTTTTCCTCACTTCAAGGTTTAATCCACAATTTTTTGGGTATCGAAGTTTTTGTAGATCAAGTATTAGCACGTGCTGGCGATGTACATGAAGTGGCTCTGCTGGGCGATTATGCTCAAGGTTTGGATTCTGGGCATATTGAGGTTTTGGTCCTAGGAGTGGAGCTCAATATGGACTATTTAGAGCAGGCAGCTTTAAAAGCTGGCACAATCCTTGGTAAGGAGGTCTCGATTTATACCGAGTCTTTAGATCAAGTCAATGGTAAGATTATACTCTATCAAAAAGCTTAGAAGCTTTACTATAAGAAAAACATAATTAACAAATTTTAAAATTAATTTGAGGTTATAAAAATGAGAGAAATTAAGAAAATAACCTGTATTGGAGCAGGTTATGTAGGCGGGCCTACCATGTCGGTTATTGCTCAAAAAAATCCGAATGTTACGATCACTGTAGTCGATTTAAATCAGGTGCGTATTGATGCCTGGAATGATGCCGATCTAAGCAAGCTCCCGATATATGAGCCGGGTTTAGATGCCGTGGTTGGTGAAGCAAGAGGACGCAATCTGTTTTTTTCTACCGATGTAGACAAAGCGATTGATGAAGCAGACATGATCTTTATTTCGGTCAATACCCCAACCAAGACTTACGGAAAAGGTAAAGGACAGGCAGCAGATCTGAAATATATCGAGCTATGTGCCCGTCAGATAGCCCGTGTGGCCAAAGATGATAAAATTGTCGTAGAGAAGTCTACCTTGCCCGTACGTACGGCCGATGCCTTAAAAAGTATTTTGGGGAATACCGGTAATAACGTCAATTTTCACATTCTTTCCAATCCCGAGTTTTTAGCTGAGGGAACAGCTGTTACCGATTTACATAACCCAGATCGTGTTTTGATCGGTGGTGAAGATGCAGAAGCAATCGAAGCCTTGGTGCAGATATACGAAGCTTGGGTACCACGCGAGCGTATTTTGACAACCAATTTATGGTCATCCGAACTGTCCAAATTAGTAGCCAATGCATTTCTTGCGCAACGTGTTTCTTCTATCAATGCCATTTCAGAGCTGTGTGAAGTAACAGGAGCCAATGTCGATGAAGTTTCACGAGCTATAGGTTACGATTCAAGAATTGGATCCAAATTCTTAAAAGCATCCGTTGGTTTTGGTGGATCATGTTTTCAAAAAGATATTTTAAATCTGGTTTATATAGCACGTTCATATGGCCTTACTGCTGTAGCAGATTATTGGGAGCAGGTTATTATTTTAAATGATCACCAAAAATCAAGATTTGCGCAGAATATCATTAAGACCATGTACAATACCGTCAATGGTAAGAAGATTGCATTTTTAGGTTGGGCTTTTAAGAAAGATACCAATGACACGCGTGAGTCTGCCGCTATTTATGTTGCAGATCATCTGTTAGAAGAAGAGGCGGAGATTGTTGTTTACGATCCGAAAGTACCAGCAGAGCAAATTTATAGAGATTTAGATTACTTAGGAACACGTTCGCCAGAAGATAACCGTCGTTTGGTAACTGTGGTGAGCGATCCTTATTTAGCGTTAGATGAAGCACATGCGGCAGCAGTACTGACCGAATGGGATGAATTTAAGCAATACGACTGGTCTAAAATTAAGGCAACAATGAAAAAACCTGCATTTGTGTTCGACGGTCGCAAGCTATTGGACAGAAAAGAATTAGAGGGGTTAGGGTTTGATTATTACGCGATTGGCGAGTAGATAGTAAAATTAAGATTTATTTAGCAGTAATAGTTTAATGGACAAGAATAAGGAAAATATAATTCATGTTGTTTTATCTGGGGGTATTGGAAGTAGGTTGTGGCCATTATCTCGAAAGCATAGTCCAAAGCAGTACTTAGGTTTATTTGACGGACAATCTTTGTTTGAAATGACAGTTCAAAGAAATCAGCAAATTGCTGATCAGATTATTGTGGTTGGAAATAAAGATAATACACATTTAAGCCATAAAGCCATGGTAGCTTGTGGTTTACCTTATAAAAATATCGTTGAGGCAACTCCTCGTAACACAGCAGCTGCTATAGCTTTTGCAGCATTTAGTGTTGATCCAAGTGATATACTTATTGTAACGCCTTCCGATCACATGATTTCAGGTGAAGAAGGATATAAGGATGCTATGGAAAATGGCATTCAAAAGGCAAAAGATGGTTATATTGTGACTTTTGGGATTAGGCCCACTCGTCCAGAGACAGGTTACGGATATATTGAATACGTAGAAGATGCAGTAAAATCTTTTCGTGAAAAGCCAAATCAAGATACAGCAGAAGATTTTATTGAAAGGGGAAATTTCTTGTGGAATTCGGGAATGTTTTGTTTCCAAGCTTCAGTTTTTTTAGAAGAATTAAAAAATTATGAACCACTTGTCTATGAAAAAGCATTATTGGCTTGGACATCTGCAAATGAAGGATTTTTAGATGAATCTTTATCCTTAAATATTCCGTCGATTTCTGTTGATTATGCCGTTATGGAACGGTCAAAAAAGATCCGTGTGGTTCCTACTACTTTTGAATGGTCTGACTTAGGCTCTTTTGAGTCTTTATATGATTATTTTATTTCAAATGGTTATCCCAAAGATGAGTATGGAAACATTGTTATTGGTACAGATGTTTTTACCGGCTTTGTTGGTTTGAAAAGAGCAATTTTTATTTCTACAAAAGATGCATTTTTAATTGTTCAAAAAGAGAAATCGCAAGACGTAAAAAAAATCTATAATATGCTTGAAAAGCATCAATCTAAATTATTAGACTAACTATATGCAGTATAAAAAAGTACTTGTAACCGGAGCCGCAGGATTTATCGGCTTTTACTTATGTAAAGCCTTACTTGATCAGGGAGTCGAAGTTGTTGGTATTGATAATATCAATGACTATTACGATATCAACTTAAAATATGCCCGTTTAAATGAGCTCGGTATAGTGCGCTCATCAGCCGAGAAATTTGGTGAAAAGGTAATTTCCAGCACATATTCGAATTTTCATTTTATTCGCATGAATTTAGAAGATCGTACATCACTGCCGGCGCTTTTTGCCAATGAAGGGTTTGATGCCGTAGTCAATTTAGCTGCACAGGCAGGAGTGCGTTACAGTTTGGAGAATCCAATGGCTTATGTAGATAGCAATGTCGTCGGTTTTGTAAATATTTTGGAATGCTGCCGTCATCATAAGATCCAGCATTTGGTCTATGCTTCCAGCTCTTCTGTTTATGGTGAAAATGCAAAAGTGCCATTTTCCGAAGATGATCGTGTAGATTATCCCGTAAGTCTATATGCGGCGACTAAGAAAGCAAATGAGTTGATGGCACATACGTATAGCCATTTATATCAGATCCCGACTTCAGGTCTTCGTTTCTTTACGGTTTATGGACCTTGGGGACGACCAGATATGGCGCCCATCTTATTTGCGTCGGCTATTACTGAAGGGCGTTCCATTAAAGTGTTCAATAATGGAGAGATGAGTCGTGACTTTACCTATGTCGATGATATTGTAAGTGGGATTATTATCACATTAAATAATCCACCAAAATTAGAAAAAGAACAACCAAATTATCAGGTGTTGAATATTGGCAATGGATCTCCGGTTTCTTTAATGGAATTTATCGGAACTTTGGAGAAGCACTTAGGTCAGGTAGCAGAGAAAGATATGCTACCTATGCAGCCAGGCGATGTACCACGTACTTGGGCAGATACTAAATATTTAGAAAGTCTAGGATATGAAAGTTCTACAACAGTTGATGTGGGAGTTCAGCGATTTGTAAACTGGTTTATAAATTATAAAAATTAATTTTAGTTAATAAGTATTGATGAAAAAATCGATCATGTTAATGGGATCTTTTTCTGGAGGTAATTATGGAGATTCTATTGTCTTAACATCATTGTTATCCTACCTAGAAGAAAAATCTTTTACTGAAGTATATATTCCTTCTGCTAGTCCTGTAAATACTGAAAAGTTACTGACTAATTATTCAGGAATTTTGAAAGTGAACTATATTGATATTAATATGAGAAGAACCTACGGTTACAGGTTTTTTAATACTAAGGTTATCAAATCACTGAAAAATATTGACTATTTAGCTTTTACAGCTGGAACTATTTTCTTTCGTGATTTGTTCAATCCTAGAAAGAATTTTGTCTTTTCTGTATTTTTATTGTTATTGTTTTTAAGAAATTATAAGATCAAATTAGTGGGTTTATTTGTTGGAATTAATGAACCAATACTTGAATATAAAGGATTTAGAGCTACAGTCGCGAAAATTTTCTTTAATTCATTCAGCCACATTATAAGTAGAGATTATGAATCTTTTATAAATGTTAAAAATAGCTATCCTGATGTAAAAATATCACGTTCTTACGATATTGCATTTTATGATCTCCTGAAAAGAAATAAGAATAAGTTGAATAATGATTTGATTAGCATATCTAATCATGAAGATTCATCCGTTATTGGTTTAAATATTTGTGAGTATTTAGGAAAGCAAGTTGGAAAAGAAGTCAATATTTTAGATCTTAAAATTTTTTTAGAGACTGCAAGTAAGGATTTCAATAAAGTTGTATGGTTTCATACCACAAAAATGGATGAGGAGTTTGTAAAAAATAATCTTTTAAGTGAGGGACAAGATCTTAGTAAGAAAAGCATTCATCTTGCTTTATATGAGGACCTAAGCCATGAAGAAGAGTATGAAAACATTCACTATTTTATTGGCATGAGAATGCATAGCATTATTCCGGCACTAGCCTTTAAAGTTCCGTGTATAGCATTGAATTATAATGACAAAGTAAGATCGCTTTTTCGTCAATTGGATGGTGAAATGTTTGCACTGGATTTGGATTTGATTAAAAGTACTAATGTATCAGAACTTGTAAAAAATGGTTTTGTCCTAGATGATGACCAAAGAGCTCAAATTATTCAAAATGTTGAAGATATCGAAATTTAAATCATTACTATCTGGTAATTTTGGTTTTACGGCTCTAGCAAAAGCGTCGGATCTTGTCCTAAAATTTGGAATTCTTCTTTTTTTTATGACATTTCGTGGAAATGAAGATTTAGTTCAATACACTTATTTTTTATCTTTAGGTGGTATAATGGGGGCAATATTTGATTGGGGTGGAGCTCGATATAATGTTAGGCAAATGATTGATAAGGGAGTTCTACCTTTGAATTTTTTATCTGTTGTTTTATCTGCAGTATCTTTTCTTATAATCTATAAATTTCAATTTATAAAAATATATAATTTATCATTTTTAATACACTGTATAGTATATGGTGTAACGCTAGGATGGATAAATACATTTGTTAAGTATTATGAATATATAAATAAGAATAAAGTTCTATACAAGTTTCAGGTCTTTATAAATTTAACCTGTTCCGTGTTAATATCAATATTAATTATATTGGGTCTAGACTTATTGTATGCATTCGAAATTCTAATTATTGGAAATATAGCTATTATTGTTATATGTTTTACTATTAATAAAGGAAATGTAAAATTTATATTTTCTCCAACGTTACTATATAATGGTTTACCTTTTTTGATAAATACATTAGCGGTAATGGCATTTTCTCAGATTAATATTGTTATAATAAATCAGTTTGGTACAGATTATGAAATTAGTAATTTTGTTCTTGCGCAACGCATAATGGAAGTTACTTTGATGCTTCCAAATTCATATACTAGTAGTGTTATTGGTAAATTCTTTAAAGGAGAGGTGATAATGAAAGAAATTCAAGGAAAAACTCTAAAGCTTTGGTTGGGATCATCTTGTTTGTGTTTTATTATTACTTTGGCTGTTATGTATTTATATCCAAAGTATAACATTGTAGTATATTTATTTGTTCTGCTCCTACCACTTGGATTTGTCCGTTCGATGAGTATGTCTTACAGTGTTATACTCGATTACACTAAATATTATTTAGTTCGCACAGTTAGTATTTGTTTTATTCTAATATTAAATCTATTACTTGCTAAATATATTATTCAACTTCCGTATGGCCTTTATTGGTTTTCTATTTATATTGGTGTGTTGATATCTTTACTAATAATTGTATATAAAGTAACTTTTAAAAAGTATAATATTTATGA
This region includes:
- a CDS encoding ArsR family transcriptional regulator — encoded protein: MLDSLITSKTRLKLLIKFFVSASNRGYLRGMADEFKESTNSIRKELNQLTEAGYLLREDSEHKVYYRANIAHSLFSSLQGLIHNFLGIEVFVDQVLARAGDVHEVALLGDYAQGLDSGHIEVLVLGVELNMDYLEQAALKAGTILGKEVSIYTESLDQVNGKIILYQKA
- a CDS encoding nucleotide sugar dehydrogenase, yielding MREIKKITCIGAGYVGGPTMSVIAQKNPNVTITVVDLNQVRIDAWNDADLSKLPIYEPGLDAVVGEARGRNLFFSTDVDKAIDEADMIFISVNTPTKTYGKGKGQAADLKYIELCARQIARVAKDDKIVVEKSTLPVRTADALKSILGNTGNNVNFHILSNPEFLAEGTAVTDLHNPDRVLIGGEDAEAIEALVQIYEAWVPRERILTTNLWSSELSKLVANAFLAQRVSSINAISELCEVTGANVDEVSRAIGYDSRIGSKFLKASVGFGGSCFQKDILNLVYIARSYGLTAVADYWEQVIILNDHQKSRFAQNIIKTMYNTVNGKKIAFLGWAFKKDTNDTRESAAIYVADHLLEEEAEIVVYDPKVPAEQIYRDLDYLGTRSPEDNRRLVTVVSDPYLALDEAHAAAVLTEWDEFKQYDWSKIKATMKKPAFVFDGRKLLDRKELEGLGFDYYAIGE
- a CDS encoding mannose-1-phosphate guanylyltransferase, encoding MDKNKENIIHVVLSGGIGSRLWPLSRKHSPKQYLGLFDGQSLFEMTVQRNQQIADQIIVVGNKDNTHLSHKAMVACGLPYKNIVEATPRNTAAAIAFAAFSVDPSDILIVTPSDHMISGEEGYKDAMENGIQKAKDGYIVTFGIRPTRPETGYGYIEYVEDAVKSFREKPNQDTAEDFIERGNFLWNSGMFCFQASVFLEELKNYEPLVYEKALLAWTSANEGFLDESLSLNIPSISVDYAVMERSKKIRVVPTTFEWSDLGSFESLYDYFISNGYPKDEYGNIVIGTDVFTGFVGLKRAIFISTKDAFLIVQKEKSQDVKKIYNMLEKHQSKLLD
- a CDS encoding NAD-dependent epimerase, with the protein product MQYKKVLVTGAAGFIGFYLCKALLDQGVEVVGIDNINDYYDINLKYARLNELGIVRSSAEKFGEKVISSTYSNFHFIRMNLEDRTSLPALFANEGFDAVVNLAAQAGVRYSLENPMAYVDSNVVGFVNILECCRHHKIQHLVYASSSSVYGENAKVPFSEDDRVDYPVSLYAATKKANELMAHTYSHLYQIPTSGLRFFTVYGPWGRPDMAPILFASAITEGRSIKVFNNGEMSRDFTYVDDIVSGIIITLNNPPKLEKEQPNYQVLNIGNGSPVSLMEFIGTLEKHLGQVAEKDMLPMQPGDVPRTWADTKYLESLGYESSTTVDVGVQRFVNWFINYKN
- a CDS encoding polysaccharide pyruvyl transferase family protein, coding for MKKSIMLMGSFSGGNYGDSIVLTSLLSYLEEKSFTEVYIPSASPVNTEKLLTNYSGILKVNYIDINMRRTYGYRFFNTKVIKSLKNIDYLAFTAGTIFFRDLFNPRKNFVFSVFLLLLFLRNYKIKLVGLFVGINEPILEYKGFRATVAKIFFNSFSHIISRDYESFINVKNSYPDVKISRSYDIAFYDLLKRNKNKLNNDLISISNHEDSSVIGLNICEYLGKQVGKEVNILDLKIFLETASKDFNKVVWFHTTKMDEEFVKNNLLSEGQDLSKKSIHLALYEDLSHEEEYENIHYFIGMRMHSIIPALAFKVPCIALNYNDKVRSLFRQLDGEMFALDLDLIKSTNVSELVKNGFVLDDDQRAQIIQNVEDIEI